Within Runella rosea, the genomic segment GACCTACCCAGCAGCGTATATTCCTAAACCGTATCACATCGTTAACCTCAGGATGGCCATCGAAATGGCGATTAATAATTTTGCTATGCGGGTTCATCCGATGAAAATTTTGAAAGATACTAAAACGGATGTAGCCCGAAAAGAAGCCATTTTGCAGGTAAATGAATGTATTTTTATCAAGCAAAACTACCAATTTGTCAAATTTAGATTAGACGATATTCTCTACCTTGAAGCCGAGAGCATGTACACTAATATCGTCACTTCTCAGAAAAAATACGTCATCCGTCAAACCGTCGGCGGAGTATTGGAGCGGCTGCCAATCAAGCACTTGGTTCGCATTCATCGTTCGTACGCGGTCAATATCCATCGAATTGAATCTTTCAACGAGCACGAAGTAATCATCAATGGCCAAGCTTTTCCGTTGGGACGTTCTTTTAAGGACGAGTTTATGCGGCAGTTTATGTTTCGCTAAATTTTGACCGTTATTTTTATCAAAAAAGCCAAGACTGATGAATCAGTCTTGGCTTTTTTGATGGAGAACAAGTAGATACTTTCGGTGCTAACAGTCTATGTCCATCCTTCCCGATACTGCCGTTTTACAAATGCGTTAGCTTCATCAAAATTGGTGATTTTCATGTTGGCACCATCCCAAAGAAGCTTTTTGCGACCCGTGAATTTGCCGTTT encodes:
- a CDS encoding LytR/AlgR family response regulator transcription factor yields the protein MKILIIEDEFILATDLSDTLEAEGYEVVFVADNGPEALEFYQKNEVDLVLCDIHINGDWDGIETVKRLIDVRQSPIIYLTAFTDAETLERAKETYPAAYIPKPYHIVNLRMAIEMAINNFAMRVHPMKILKDTKTDVARKEAILQVNECIFIKQNYQFVKFRLDDILYLEAESMYTNIVTSQKKYVIRQTVGGVLERLPIKHLVRIHRSYAVNIHRIESFNEHEVIINGQAFPLGRSFKDEFMRQFMFR